A window of the Cryptococcus neoformans var. neoformans B-3501A chromosome 9, whole genome shotgun sequence genome harbors these coding sequences:
- a CDS encoding hypothetical protein (Match to EST gb|CF188364.1|CF188364; Similar to gi|39592431|emb|CAE63508.1| Hypothetical protein CBG07987 [Caenorhabditis briggsae], FASTA scores: opt: 345, E(): 2.9e-09, (30.655% identity (57.143% similar) in 336 aa overlap (74-381:7-321))) — MQQNRIFPTRIFTDLSRNRSHHRFVHDTRFSSPFLSLFFPSLYTVSLPISLSLFTPILPSFYTRSTMAVDYDQFKGKPFQVISKLGVRYTGIFDHISQEDQTICLAQVYNHGTEDRPTARKLPGSTKSLGWVRFRTESIESLSLVENYNHPGAEPEPQEDPILASVSQAPPPNAVAAGPSSPSPQTTSQPYQRHDLPAKPSQSAISAATAMSRVERSLSELSVDDRPRRPSRQAQARPPAVPDAEFDFQKANEKFEKEKEAFKSAADGQGADVAVLDEPVNQPHPSAVVQSPSEGEPKTAVYNKSSFFDSLSHSSSKISRNEERHRNLDTFGEAGGNGMGGRGGYGGRGRGRGGYTAGGGHYNGNGYGGGRGRGGYRRGGYQNQSQPGESVNL, encoded by the exons ATGCAGCAAAACAGAATATTCCCGACAAGGATTTTTACGGATTTATCCCGAAACCGCTCACACCACCGCTTCGTCCACGACACTCGCTTTTCATCCccatttctttctcttttcttcccatctctgTATACTGTatcccttcccatctctctttcactCTTTACTCctattcttccttctttttatACCCGGTCTACAATGGCTGTCGACTACGACCAGTTCAAAGG AAAGCCCTTCCAGGTCATCTCCAAATTAGGTGTACGATACACTGGTATCTTTGATCATATTAGTCAGGAAGACCAGACCATCTGTCTTGCTCAGG TCTATAATCATGGTACCGAGGATAGACCAACTGCGCGCAAGTTGCCAGGATCTACAAAGTCGCTGGGATGGGTGCGATTCAGGACTGAATCCATAGAATCATTATCACTGGTCGAAAACTATAATCATCCTGGCGCGGAGCCTGAGCCTCAAGAAGATCCTATCCTTGCTTCAGTC AGTCAAgcacctcctcccaacGCTGTGGCTGCtggtccttcttctccttctcctcaaacaACATCTCAGCCGTACCAACGCCATGACCTCCCCGCCAAACCCTCGCAATCTGCTATTTCTGCTGCTACCGCCATGTCTCGCGTCGAACGATCCCTTTCTGAGCTCAGTGTTGACGACAGACCGCGTCGACCTTCTCGTCAAGCCCAAGCGCGACCTCCGGCAGTGCCGGACGCGGAGTTTGATTTCCAAAAGGCAAATGAGAagtttgaaaaggagaaggaggcttTCAAGTCTGCTGCAGATGGGCAAGGCGCTGACGTTGCCGTGCTTGATGAACCTGTGAACCAGCCCCACCCCAGTGCTGTCGTCCAGTCTCCGTCCGAAGGAGAGCCGAAGACTGCTGTGTACAACAAGTCTAGTTTCTTTGACAGTCTGAGtcactcttcatccaagaTTAGCCGAAATGAGGAGAGACATCGCAATTTGGACACATTTGGCGAGGCTGGTGGAAATGGTATGGGCGGTCGAGGTGGGTACggtggacgaggacgaggaagaggagggtaTACCGCTGGAGGCGGGCATTATAATGGGAATGGATACGGAGGAGGTCGTGGTCGAGGCGGTTaccgaagaggaggatatcAAAACCAAAGCCAGCCTGGCGAGTCTGTCAATCTGTAG
- a CDS encoding hypothetical protein (Similar to gi|46097544|gb|EAK82777.1| hypothetical protein UM01896.1 [Ustilago maydis 521], FASTA scores: opt: 286, E(): 2.2e-13, (42.553% identity (69.149% similar) in 94 aa overlap (5-97:4-96))), whose translation MPQPACQLAKEELLACLLRTDCVLKSGKTPQECLQKPQELPLQCQHLITRFADCKKGMLDMRRRFRGNHLSEEAKERARGTGTVDIRPADDIAPDRPDDQSNRQY comes from the exons ATGCCCCAGCCTGCCTGCCAACTcgcaaaagaagagcttTTAGCCTGTTTATTACGGACAGACTG TGTCCTCAAATCCGGAAAAACCCCTCAAGAATGCTTGCAAAAACCTCAAGAGTTGCCGTTACAATGCCAACATCTTATAACCCGTTTCGCAGACTGTAAGAAAGGAATG CTTGACATGCGGCGTCGATTTAGAGGCAATCACCTTTCAGAAGAAGCTAAAGAACGCGCGAGAGGGACTGGAACAGTAGACATAAGACCCGCGGACGATATTGCCCCCGATAGGCCAGACGATCAGAGCAATCGGCAGTACTGA
- a CDS encoding hypothetical protein (Similar to gi|46101007|gb|EAK86240.1| hypothetical protein UM04785.1 [Ustilago maydis 521], FASTA scores: opt: 299, E(): 5.8e-13, (31.737% identity (67.066% similar) in 334 aa overlap (1-334:1-285)); HMMPfam hit to Hus1, Hus1-like protein, score: 132.8, E(): 7.6e-37), protein MRFRTGISNVGLLHKIIRSLAALARSCVIKLSEEQVYFIVPGSESATGVQVWSQVKVSTLFEDYRIESNSNNEIWVEVNLDSLVKVLRSADNSVGGINENMRNSAALSQAEVTLKLNKKQNQPIWAFDIKGYTASRKSMIITHEINVKILSSRRQEDLKEPLCPRPDIHVVLPNLQELRNIVSRLAPVADDVDVSANHEGTMELAVRSSKVNLTTTWKDLPIPVTNRMCLLPHHLLHLYHCHTYLQSILTLTIPIDLVEEEGEEAEQPPPPGQMMTTTVTIKALLKFLTSYVISGEAIMCICEGYCVIAYVYIGPIDNAEGVLTFYVPGKATDDN, encoded by the exons ATGCGATTCAGAACTGGAATATCGAACGTCGGATTACTTCATA AGATTATACGTTCCCTAGCAGCTTTGGCGCGATCATGTGTCATAAAATTGTCGGAAGAGCAAGTCTATTTCATCGTGCCGGGGAGCGAGAGCGCGACTGGCGTTCAGGTCTGGTC GCAAGTCAAAGTT TCTACACTCTTTGAAGATTACAGGATTGAATCCAACTCCAATAACGAAATATGGGTCGAAGTCAACCTCGATTCCTTGGTCAAAGTCCTCCGTAGCGCCGACAACTCTG TGGGAGGTATCAATGAAAATATGAGGAATTCAGCTGCGTTGTCACAAGCAGAGGTCACTTTGAAATTGAACAAAAAGCAGAATCAACCCATATGGGCGTTTGACATCAAGGGATACACC GCATCGAGAAAATCAATGATCATAACCCACGAGATCAATGTCAAAATCCTTTCATCCAGGCGACAAGAGGATCTCAAAGAGCCTCTTTGTCCTCGCCCAGAC ATACACGTCGTTTTACCAAATCTGCAAGAATTGAGAAACATCGTTTCACGACTCGCACCGGTAGCAGATGATGTGGACGTGTCCGCGAATCAC GAAGGTACGATGGAATTAGCAGTAAGGTCGTCAAAAGTCAATCTCACAACGACGTGGAAGGATCTTCCGATACCAGTCACGAACCGTATGtgtctccttccccatcacctcctccacctttaTCACTGTCACACATATCTCCAAAGCATCCTTACATTGACAATACCCATTGATCtagtcgaagaagagggcgaaGAGGCAGAACAGCCACCTCCACCGGGACAAATGATGACAACTACTGTCACTATCAAAGCGCTCCTCAAATTCCTCACAAGCTATGTTATAAGCGGTGAAGCCATCATGTGCATATGCGAAGGATATTGTGTCATTGCCTATGTATATATCG GACCGATTGATAATGCTGAAGGGGTATTGACGTTTTATGTGCCGGGGAAAGCTACCGATGATAATTGA
- a CDS encoding hypothetical protein (Similar to gi|19075693|ref|NP_588193.1| transcriptional regulator [Schizosaccharomyces pombe], FASTA scores: opt: 775, E(): 1.1e-35, (43.284% identity (69.254% similar) in 335 aa overlap (79-413:9-307)); HMMPfam hit to TFIID-18kDa, Transcription initiation factor IID, 18kD subunit, score: 138.9, E(): 1.1e-38), whose product MSSLALPTIQPSQSHTPSPSAPAPSAPQPATSQRTRKRSTPPLEEDSDEEEEEDKRRGTGPSKKKASGVWGWEDMGDYKYMVEIRQMMFVFGEVQTPLPETVKLVEDIVRGQIIEIVTRARLLTHLRSSRFLSAEDLIFLIRDDRGKVNRLRTYLSWKDVRKRAKEEAERAGEDIDLDVDEDKAMKGRKQMVKLPWELLTPFTSFLRSMPGKEEEDDEDDDELQAHEDSMQRLREADEITKKMTKNEYAQYSECRQASFTYRRARRFREFINFSAYLDVRPNDDIVDILGFLAFEMVRSLCVTALDLRERLEKTKTTGGGEVGSTIGSAGTSAQKQDGNKRSSAEPGAISQNKTPSSSNPPSLFAPPPSARQPLQPCHVLEAFAQIQRAQAANRVGGMGNFRGGVGKKRMALV is encoded by the exons ATGTCGTCCCTTGCGCTCCCAACTATCCAACCAAGCCAGTCTCATACCCCTTCACCTTCTGCTCCCGCACCATCTGCGCCCCAACCGGCCACGTCTCAAAGAACACGCAAACGATCAACGCCGcctctggaagaagattcagatgaggaggaagaggaagataaGCGTCGAGGCACAGGCCCAAGTAAAAAGAAGGCTAGTGGAGtttggggatgggaggatATGGGTGACTACAAGTACATGGTTGAGATCAGGCAGATG ATGTTTGTGTTTGGAGAAGTCCAGACTCCATTACCAGAGACTGTAAAGCTTGTTGAAGACATAGTCCGTGGACAAATCATTGAGATT GTGACTCGGGCCCGCCTCCTTACCCACCTACGCTCATCTCGTTTCTTGTCCGCGGAAGACCTCATTTTTCTCATCCGTGACGACCGCGGCAAAGTCAATCGTCTGCGAACTTACCTTTCCTGGAAGGATGTTCGCAAACGtgccaaagaagaggctgagCGAGCCGGAGAAGACATCGACCTcgatgtggatgaagaCAAAGCTATGAAGGGCCGAAAGCAGATGGTGAAGCTACCTTGGGAGCTTCTAACTCCCTTCACAAGCTTTTTGAGAAGCATGCCAGgtaaagaggaagaagatgacgaagacgatgatgagtTGCAGGCTCATGAGGATTCTATGCAACGTCTACGA GAAGCGGACGAGATTACCAAGAAAATGACCAAGAACGAATACGCCCAATACAGCGAATGTCGTCAAGCATCATTTACCTACCGACGCGCCCGTCGATTTCGGGAATTCATCAACTTTTCTGCCTACCTCGATGTCCGACCAAACGATGATATCGTCGACATTCTTGGGTTCTTGGCTTTTGAGATGGTCAGGAGCTTGTGTGTGACAGCGTTGGATTTGAGGGAAAGACTGGAGAAGACAAAGACgacaggtggaggagaggtggGGTCGACAATCGGGTCGGCTGGCACAAGTGCGCAAAAACAAGATGGGAATAAACGTTCCTCCGCAGAACCGGGAGCGATCTCACAGAACAAgacgccttcttcttcaaacccCCCATCATTGTTCGCCCCTCCACCTAGCGCGCGCCAGCCTTTGCAACCCTGTCACGTTCTCGAAGCATTTGCTCAGATTCAAAGAGCACAGGCGGCGAACCGGGTCGGAGGAATGGGAAATTTTAGGGGAGGAGTGGgtaagaagaggatggccCTTGTTTAG